A region of Necator americanus strain Aroian chromosome I, whole genome shotgun sequence DNA encodes the following proteins:
- a CDS encoding hypothetical protein (NECATOR_CHRI.G139.T4), whose amino-acid sequence MSLFCYITTLPKLAPKSQRILTNGFPDGGLLQKERGHCGDLRKIMKQANAKALINANPVVLLSATNLRIRIENVFNRVKRLRAAVTANSTALEAVLPPNWEEKNPSKDIVGEKPLSTNPPSVTTYGNSINDRSLQSVGSLAMPATSSSFHNIKDVNVSVLLHHDEVFDKDKAYSNIHQVKLDERKMLGCTSADASSPKIPTKDELSIPKSGLRIIDLNFDVSPETEQPCTSKQQIFCDGDEKYDEMMDSKEDLSEAGIFVQKLLNRREERIVRSEYPHLQKVKPLKSNREEMVVEVIGRKHSLGPSMFNSFFHFNIRNPKISSATFESYIYGLKRILISDLSRATPDNGFVTVGVIVRREARKSANGNDYVVWELHDLRDCQNKCVRLLLFGDACKEHWKTQAGGCIAVMNPQVKVDEHIVDKKVKSNADGVTLKAFKRTQVIELGVSSDFGICRGVKLDGQRCSKFVNISLSDFCVHHVMKEARKLSAKRVFNSVASHSPIMKSANSSLLNKVRNAKYKVLSPQNFGTKLQSLMHPKTSSIVVPSEQKTTTKSEERVLLDGIINAQAHSLAARNIIAAVESRAKHVVQRAPHDRFSMADFIRKQEVVNVQSTPHVPQLGYGLRKGEVVSLAAQKVETARMRAAVILNQEKLGSFKKKPVKRHYDEQETYVTAPKRFNLYFPDDDANLETLLRRRSMQDSEVGKAHGVAAQKHLDVLEQQEKVETFITECMSVKDVKVVSCKKCDYTAQKQSELCRNEGHCVTFTTAEKRFFKCNSCHKRTVVFSRLPTKSCKHCFANDWVRVAMRDEKKVKLENEQLLLRGEERKFVNS is encoded by the exons ATGTCACTATTTTGCTACATTACTACTTTGCCGAAACTTGCACCGAAGTCACAGAGGATTTTGACGAATGGCTTCCCGGATGGTGGATTGCTACAGAAGGAGCGTGGACACTGTGGAGATCTTCGTAAAATCATGAAACAGGCGAACGCGAAAGCCCTTATAAATGCCAATCCAGTGGTCCTCCTTAGCGCCACGAACTTGCGAATACGAATCGAAAATGT GTTTAATCGGGTTAAACGACTTCGAGCTGCTGTAACTGCTAACTCCActgcgctcgaggcggtgTTGCCTCCGAATTGG gaagaaaaaaatcccag TAAGGACATTGTTGGTGAAAAACCGTTATCTACCAATCCTCCCTCTGTTACAACCTACGGAAATTCCATCAATGACAG ATCGCTACAATCGGTAGGATCACTTGCCATGCCAGCTACGTCCTCATCGTTTCATAATATCAAGGATGTAAACGTGTCAGTTCTCTTGCATCACGACGAGGTATTCGATAAGGACAAAGCCTATT CAAATATACATCAAGTCAAgcttgatgaacggaaaatgCTTGGATGTACTTCTGCAGATGCCTCTAGTCCAAAAATTCCGACGAAAGACGAACTTTCGATTCCAAAAAGTG GTTTGAGGATCATTGACTTGAACTTTGATGTCTCTCCGGAAACGGAACAGCCATGCACTTCAAAACAGCAAATTTTTTGCGATGGTGATGAAAAGTATGACGAAATGATGGACAGCAAAGA ggatcTGAGTGAAGCTGGAATATTTGTTCAAAAGCTGCTCAACAGGAGGGAAGAAAGGATTGTGCGGAGTGAGTATCCTCATCTGCAGAAAGTGAAG CCGCTTAAAAGCAATCGTGAGGAAATGGTCGTGGAAGTCATAGGACGGAAACACTCGCTTGGTCCATCTATGTTCAAtagttttttccatttcaataTAAG GAATCCAAAAATCTCGTCAGCAACATTCGAGTCGTATATCTATGGCCTTAAAAGGATATTGATTTCTGATCTTAGTCGTGCAACTCCCGATAACGGATTTGTAACAGTAGGCGTAATCGTACGGCGAGAAGCTCGCAAAAGTGCCAATGGGAATGATTATGTCGTGTGGGAGCTGCACGACCTGAGGGATTGTCAAAACAAGTGTGTGCGCCTACTTTTGTTCGGAGATGCGTGCAAAGAGCACTGGAAAACCCAAGCTGGTGGTTGCATTGCAGTAATGAACCCGCAAGTCAAAGTGGATGAACACATTGTGGACAAAAAAGTCAAATCAAATG CAGATGGCGTCACCTTGAAGGCTTTCAAGAGAACACAAGTAATCGAGCTCGGTGTTTCGAGTGATTTTGGCATTTGTAGG GGAGTGAAGTTAGATGGACAGAGGTGTAGTAAATTTGTCAACATCTCACTATCAGACTTCTGTGTACATCACGTCATGAAAGAAGCGCGAAAGTTATCCGCTAAAC GGGTTTTCAACAGTGTCGCTTCGCACTCACCAATTATGAAGTCAGCTAATTCCAGTCTTTTGAATAAAGTTAG AAATGCAAAATACAAAGTGTTGTCACCGCAGAACTTCGGAACAAAGTTGCAGAGCTTGATGCATCCAAAAACGAGCAGCATCGTTGTTCCTTCGGAGCAGAAAACGACCACAAAATCAGAAGAAAGGGTACTATTGGACGGAATAATTAATGCACAG GCCCATTCGCTGGCTGCTCGTAACATAATAGCTGCTGTGGAATCAAGAGCGAAGCATGTTGTGCAGAGAGCTCCTCACGATCGCTTCTCAATGGCGGATTTCATCAGAAAACAAGAG GTAGTGAATGTTCAGTCTACGCCACATGTGCCACAACTCGGTTATGGTCTTCGAAAAGGAGAGGTAGTTAGCTTGGCTGCCCAAAAGGTCGAAACAGCTAGG ATGCGGGCTGCTGTTATCTTGAACCAAGAGAAGCTGGGGTCCTTCAAAAAGAAGCCAGTGAAGCGCCACTACG ACGAGCAAGAAACTTACGTGACGGCGCCGAAGCGATTCAATCTATATTTCCCCGACGATGATGCGAATCTAGAGACATTGTTACGGAGAAGGAGTATGCAAGACTCCGAAGTTGgcaag GCTCACGGAGTTGCTGCACAGAAACACTTAGATGTGCTGGAACAGCAAGAAAAGGTCGAAACGTTTATTACTGAATGCATGTCAGTTAAGGATGTGAAAGTAGTGAGCTGCAaaaag TGTGACTACACTGCGCAGAAACAAAGTGAGTTATGTAGGAATGAAGGTCACTGTGTCACATTTACAACAGCGGAAAAACGATTCTTCAAATGTAACTCCTGCCATAAACGCACGGTCGTCTTCAGCAGGTTACCAACAAAATCTTGCAAA CATTGCTTCGCCAACGATTGGGTGCGTGTGGCAATgagagatgagaaaaaagtcaagTTAGAAAACGAGCAGCTTCTCCTTCGTGGCGAAGAACGGAAGTTTGTGAATTCATGA
- a CDS encoding hypothetical protein (NECATOR_CHRI.G140.T1), translated as MWGCTFNNQDEEAKETAVIKTHFMHEPAPNKFTFLQPPLGIQAKDFVAAHFGNDAKNMQFRRGTTTLAFIYEPATASDKGGIVVAVDSRASSGEYISSKSVMKILDIGDHMVATMAGGAADCQFWTRTVAKYCNLFELREKTQITVAAASKYFANVLYGYRGMGLSVGSMIAGYDKRGPQIFKVDSDGDRCQLQVCSVGSGSLNAYGILDTHYKRKMTDEEALKLGRRAIMHATYRDSGSGGVCNMVHITPKEKIRLPPIDVSKLWYEFADELGRDIAYDPHDE; from the exons ATGTGGGGCTGTACATTTAACAATCAGGACGAAGAGGCTAAGGAGACGGCTGTCATAAAAACTCATTTCATGCATGAGCCAGCGCCCAACAAGTTCACGTTTCTTCAGCCGCCTTTGGGAATACAG GCGAAAGATTTCGTGGCTGCACATTTCGGAAATGACGCAAAAAATATGCAGTTTCGTCGAGGAACAACGACACTGGCTTTCATATACGAGCCCGCAACCGCCAGTGACAAAGGAGGGATTGTAGTCGCTGTCGATTCACGTGCATCTTCCGGGGAATATATTT CCTCGAAATCTGTCATGAAAATCCTGGATATTGGTGACCATATGGTAGCTACTATGGCAGGCGGCGCAGCAGATTGTCAATTTTGGACGCGAACAGTGGCAAAGTACTGCAA ttTGTTCGAGTTACGAGAGAAGACTCAGATTACTGTTGCTGCAGCTAGCAAGTACTTCGCCAATGTGCTTTATGGATATCGTGGAATGGGATTATCTGTG GGTTCAATGATCGCCGGATACGACAAGAGAGGCCCACAAATTTTCAAG GTTGACAGTGATGGCGACAGATGTCAGCTTCAAGTTTGTAGTGTAGGATCTGGATCACTGAATGCGTATGGCATTCTTGATACCCActataaaaggaaaatgaCCGATGAGGAGGCTTTGAAGTTAGGACGTCGCGCAATTATGCATGCAACGTACAGGGATTCCGGGTCTGGAGGTGTTTGCAATA TGGTACACATCACACCGAAAGAGAAGATTCGTTTGCCTCCCATCGACGTGAGCAAACTATGGTACGAATTCGCGGACGAGCTTGGACGTGATATTGCCTACGATCCTCATGATGAATAA
- a CDS encoding hypothetical protein (NECATOR_CHRI.G139.T3) — protein sequence MSLFCYITTLPKLAPKSQRILTNGFPDGGLLQKERGHCGDLRKIMKQANAKALINANPVVLLSATNLRIRIENVFNRVKRLRAAVTANSTALEAVLPPNWEEKNPSKDIVGEKPLSTNPPSVTTYGNSINDRSLQSVGSLAMPATSSSFHNIKDVNVSVLLHHDEVFDKDKAYSNIHQVKLDERKMLGCTSADASSPKIPTKDELSIPKSGLRIIDLNFDVSPETEQPCTSKQQIFCDGDEKYDEMMDSKEDLSEAGIFVQKLLNRREERIVRSEYPHLQKVKPLKSNREEMVVEVIGRKHSLGPSMFNSFFHFNIRNPKISSATFESYIYGLKRILISDLSRATPDNGFVTVGVIVRREARKSANGNDYVVWELHDLRDCQNKCVRLLLFGDACKEHWKTQAGGCIAVMNPQVKVDEHIVDKKVKSNADGVTLKAFKRTQVIELGVSSDFGICRGVKLDGQRCSKFVNISLSDFCVHHVMKEARKLSAKRGVFNSVASHSPIMKSANSSLLNKVRNAKYKVLSPQNFGTKLQSLMHPKTSSIVVPSEQKTTTKSEERVLLDGIINAQAHSLAARNIIAAVESRAKHVVQRAPHDRFSMADFIRKQEVVNVQSTPHVPQLGYGLRKGEVVSLAAQKVETARMRAAVILNQEKLGSFKKKPVKRHYDEQETYVTAPKRFNLYFPDDDANLETLLRRRSMQDSEVGKAHGVAAQKHLDVLEQQEKVETFITECMSVKDVKVVSCKKCDYTAQKQSELCRNEGHCVTFTTAEKRFFKCNSCHKRTVVFSRLPTKSCKHCFANDWVRVAMRDEKKVKLENEQLLLRGEERKFVNS from the exons ATGTCACTATTTTGCTACATTACTACTTTGCCGAAACTTGCACCGAAGTCACAGAGGATTTTGACGAATGGCTTCCCGGATGGTGGATTGCTACAGAAGGAGCGTGGACACTGTGGAGATCTTCGTAAAATCATGAAACAGGCGAACGCGAAAGCCCTTATAAATGCCAATCCAGTGGTCCTCCTTAGCGCCACGAACTTGCGAATACGAATCGAAAATGT GTTTAATCGGGTTAAACGACTTCGAGCTGCTGTAACTGCTAACTCCActgcgctcgaggcggtgTTGCCTCCGAATTGG gaagaaaaaaatcccag TAAGGACATTGTTGGTGAAAAACCGTTATCTACCAATCCTCCCTCTGTTACAACCTACGGAAATTCCATCAATGACAG ATCGCTACAATCGGTAGGATCACTTGCCATGCCAGCTACGTCCTCATCGTTTCATAATATCAAGGATGTAAACGTGTCAGTTCTCTTGCATCACGACGAGGTATTCGATAAGGACAAAGCCTATT CAAATATACATCAAGTCAAgcttgatgaacggaaaatgCTTGGATGTACTTCTGCAGATGCCTCTAGTCCAAAAATTCCGACGAAAGACGAACTTTCGATTCCAAAAAGTG GTTTGAGGATCATTGACTTGAACTTTGATGTCTCTCCGGAAACGGAACAGCCATGCACTTCAAAACAGCAAATTTTTTGCGATGGTGATGAAAAGTATGACGAAATGATGGACAGCAAAGA ggatcTGAGTGAAGCTGGAATATTTGTTCAAAAGCTGCTCAACAGGAGGGAAGAAAGGATTGTGCGGAGTGAGTATCCTCATCTGCAGAAAGTGAAG CCGCTTAAAAGCAATCGTGAGGAAATGGTCGTGGAAGTCATAGGACGGAAACACTCGCTTGGTCCATCTATGTTCAAtagttttttccatttcaataTAAG GAATCCAAAAATCTCGTCAGCAACATTCGAGTCGTATATCTATGGCCTTAAAAGGATATTGATTTCTGATCTTAGTCGTGCAACTCCCGATAACGGATTTGTAACAGTAGGCGTAATCGTACGGCGAGAAGCTCGCAAAAGTGCCAATGGGAATGATTATGTCGTGTGGGAGCTGCACGACCTGAGGGATTGTCAAAACAAGTGTGTGCGCCTACTTTTGTTCGGAGATGCGTGCAAAGAGCACTGGAAAACCCAAGCTGGTGGTTGCATTGCAGTAATGAACCCGCAAGTCAAAGTGGATGAACACATTGTGGACAAAAAAGTCAAATCAAATG CAGATGGCGTCACCTTGAAGGCTTTCAAGAGAACACAAGTAATCGAGCTCGGTGTTTCGAGTGATTTTGGCATTTGTAGG GGAGTGAAGTTAGATGGACAGAGGTGTAGTAAATTTGTCAACATCTCACTATCAGACTTCTGTGTACATCACGTCATGAAAGAAGCGCGAAAGTTATCCGCTAAACGTG GGGTTTTCAACAGTGTCGCTTCGCACTCACCAATTATGAAGTCAGCTAATTCCAGTCTTTTGAATAAAGTTAG AAATGCAAAATACAAAGTGTTGTCACCGCAGAACTTCGGAACAAAGTTGCAGAGCTTGATGCATCCAAAAACGAGCAGCATCGTTGTTCCTTCGGAGCAGAAAACGACCACAAAATCAGAAGAAAGGGTACTATTGGACGGAATAATTAATGCACAG GCCCATTCGCTGGCTGCTCGTAACATAATAGCTGCTGTGGAATCAAGAGCGAAGCATGTTGTGCAGAGAGCTCCTCACGATCGCTTCTCAATGGCGGATTTCATCAGAAAACAAGAG GTAGTGAATGTTCAGTCTACGCCACATGTGCCACAACTCGGTTATGGTCTTCGAAAAGGAGAGGTAGTTAGCTTGGCTGCCCAAAAGGTCGAAACAGCTAGG ATGCGGGCTGCTGTTATCTTGAACCAAGAGAAGCTGGGGTCCTTCAAAAAGAAGCCAGTGAAGCGCCACTACG ACGAGCAAGAAACTTACGTGACGGCGCCGAAGCGATTCAATCTATATTTCCCCGACGATGATGCGAATCTAGAGACATTGTTACGGAGAAGGAGTATGCAAGACTCCGAAGTTGgcaag GCTCACGGAGTTGCTGCACAGAAACACTTAGATGTGCTGGAACAGCAAGAAAAGGTCGAAACGTTTATTACTGAATGCATGTCAGTTAAGGATGTGAAAGTAGTGAGCTGCAaaaag TGTGACTACACTGCGCAGAAACAAAGTGAGTTATGTAGGAATGAAGGTCACTGTGTCACATTTACAACAGCGGAAAAACGATTCTTCAAATGTAACTCCTGCCATAAACGCACGGTCGTCTTCAGCAGGTTACCAACAAAATCTTGCAAA CATTGCTTCGCCAACGATTGGGTGCGTGTGGCAATgagagatgagaaaaaagtcaagTTAGAAAACGAGCAGCTTCTCCTTCGTGGCGAAGAACGGAAGTTTGTGAATTCATGA
- a CDS encoding hypothetical protein (NECATOR_CHRI.G139.T5), protein MSLFCYITTLPKLAPKSQRILTNGFPDGGLLQKERGHCGDLRKIMKQANAKALINANPVVLLSATNLRIRIENVFNRVKRLRAAVTANSTALEAVLPPNWEEKNPSKDIVGEKPLSTNPPSVTTYGNSINDRSLQSVGSLAMPATSSSFHNIKDVNVSVLLHHDEVFDKDKAYSNIHQVKLDERKMLGCTSADASSPKIPTKDELSIPKSGLRIIDLNFDVSPETEQPCTSKQQIFCDGDEKYDEMMDSKEDLSEAGIFVQKLLNRREERIVRSEYPHLQKVKPLKSNREEMVVEVIGRKHSLGPSMFNSFFHFNIRNPKISSATFESYIYGLKRILISDLSRATPDNGFVTVGVIVRREARKSANGNDYVVWELHDLRDCQNKCVRLLLFGDACKEHWKTQAGGCIAVMNPQVKVDEHIVDKKVKSNADGVTLKAFKRTQVIELGVSSDFGICRGVKLDGQRCSKFVNISLSDFCVHHVMKEARKLSAKRGVFNSVASHSPIMKSANSSLLNKVRNAKYKVLSPQNFGTKLQSLMHPKTSSIVVPSEQKTTTKSEERVLLDGIINAQAHSLAARNIIAAVESRAKHVVQRAPHDRFSMADFIRKQESTPHVPQLGYGLRKGEVVSLAAQKVETARMRAAVILNQEKLGSFKKKPVKRHYDEQETYVTAPKRFNLYFPDDDANLETLLRRRSMQDSEVGKAHGVAAQKHLDVLEQQEKVETFITECMSVKDVKVVSCKKCDYTAQKQSELCRNEGHCVTFTTAEKRFFKCNSCHKRTVVFSRLPTKSCKHCFANDWVRVAMRDEKKVKLENEQLLLRGEERKFVNS, encoded by the exons ATGTCACTATTTTGCTACATTACTACTTTGCCGAAACTTGCACCGAAGTCACAGAGGATTTTGACGAATGGCTTCCCGGATGGTGGATTGCTACAGAAGGAGCGTGGACACTGTGGAGATCTTCGTAAAATCATGAAACAGGCGAACGCGAAAGCCCTTATAAATGCCAATCCAGTGGTCCTCCTTAGCGCCACGAACTTGCGAATACGAATCGAAAATGT GTTTAATCGGGTTAAACGACTTCGAGCTGCTGTAACTGCTAACTCCActgcgctcgaggcggtgTTGCCTCCGAATTGG gaagaaaaaaatcccag TAAGGACATTGTTGGTGAAAAACCGTTATCTACCAATCCTCCCTCTGTTACAACCTACGGAAATTCCATCAATGACAG ATCGCTACAATCGGTAGGATCACTTGCCATGCCAGCTACGTCCTCATCGTTTCATAATATCAAGGATGTAAACGTGTCAGTTCTCTTGCATCACGACGAGGTATTCGATAAGGACAAAGCCTATT CAAATATACATCAAGTCAAgcttgatgaacggaaaatgCTTGGATGTACTTCTGCAGATGCCTCTAGTCCAAAAATTCCGACGAAAGACGAACTTTCGATTCCAAAAAGTG GTTTGAGGATCATTGACTTGAACTTTGATGTCTCTCCGGAAACGGAACAGCCATGCACTTCAAAACAGCAAATTTTTTGCGATGGTGATGAAAAGTATGACGAAATGATGGACAGCAAAGA ggatcTGAGTGAAGCTGGAATATTTGTTCAAAAGCTGCTCAACAGGAGGGAAGAAAGGATTGTGCGGAGTGAGTATCCTCATCTGCAGAAAGTGAAG CCGCTTAAAAGCAATCGTGAGGAAATGGTCGTGGAAGTCATAGGACGGAAACACTCGCTTGGTCCATCTATGTTCAAtagttttttccatttcaataTAAG GAATCCAAAAATCTCGTCAGCAACATTCGAGTCGTATATCTATGGCCTTAAAAGGATATTGATTTCTGATCTTAGTCGTGCAACTCCCGATAACGGATTTGTAACAGTAGGCGTAATCGTACGGCGAGAAGCTCGCAAAAGTGCCAATGGGAATGATTATGTCGTGTGGGAGCTGCACGACCTGAGGGATTGTCAAAACAAGTGTGTGCGCCTACTTTTGTTCGGAGATGCGTGCAAAGAGCACTGGAAAACCCAAGCTGGTGGTTGCATTGCAGTAATGAACCCGCAAGTCAAAGTGGATGAACACATTGTGGACAAAAAAGTCAAATCAAATG CAGATGGCGTCACCTTGAAGGCTTTCAAGAGAACACAAGTAATCGAGCTCGGTGTTTCGAGTGATTTTGGCATTTGTAGG GGAGTGAAGTTAGATGGACAGAGGTGTAGTAAATTTGTCAACATCTCACTATCAGACTTCTGTGTACATCACGTCATGAAAGAAGCGCGAAAGTTATCCGCTAAACGTG GGGTTTTCAACAGTGTCGCTTCGCACTCACCAATTATGAAGTCAGCTAATTCCAGTCTTTTGAATAAAGTTAG AAATGCAAAATACAAAGTGTTGTCACCGCAGAACTTCGGAACAAAGTTGCAGAGCTTGATGCATCCAAAAACGAGCAGCATCGTTGTTCCTTCGGAGCAGAAAACGACCACAAAATCAGAAGAAAGGGTACTATTGGACGGAATAATTAATGCACAG GCCCATTCGCTGGCTGCTCGTAACATAATAGCTGCTGTGGAATCAAGAGCGAAGCATGTTGTGCAGAGAGCTCCTCACGATCGCTTCTCAATGGCGGATTTCATCAGAAAACAAGAG TCTACGCCACATGTGCCACAACTCGGTTATGGTCTTCGAAAAGGAGAGGTAGTTAGCTTGGCTGCCCAAAAGGTCGAAACAGCTAGG ATGCGGGCTGCTGTTATCTTGAACCAAGAGAAGCTGGGGTCCTTCAAAAAGAAGCCAGTGAAGCGCCACTACG ACGAGCAAGAAACTTACGTGACGGCGCCGAAGCGATTCAATCTATATTTCCCCGACGATGATGCGAATCTAGAGACATTGTTACGGAGAAGGAGTATGCAAGACTCCGAAGTTGgcaag GCTCACGGAGTTGCTGCACAGAAACACTTAGATGTGCTGGAACAGCAAGAAAAGGTCGAAACGTTTATTACTGAATGCATGTCAGTTAAGGATGTGAAAGTAGTGAGCTGCAaaaag TGTGACTACACTGCGCAGAAACAAAGTGAGTTATGTAGGAATGAAGGTCACTGTGTCACATTTACAACAGCGGAAAAACGATTCTTCAAATGTAACTCCTGCCATAAACGCACGGTCGTCTTCAGCAGGTTACCAACAAAATCTTGCAAA CATTGCTTCGCCAACGATTGGGTGCGTGTGGCAATgagagatgagaaaaaagtcaagTTAGAAAACGAGCAGCTTCTCCTTCGTGGCGAAGAACGGAAGTTTGTGAATTCATGA
- a CDS encoding hypothetical protein (NECATOR_CHRI.G139.T1) produces the protein MPHQVTVLYDTTPGSNIHQVKLDERKMLGCTSADASSPKIPTKDELSIPKSGLRIIDLNFDVSPETEQPCTSKQQIFCDGDEKYDEMMDSKEDLSEAGIFVQKLLNRREERIVRSEYPHLQKVKPLKSNREEMVVEVIGRKHSLGPSMFNSFFHFNIRNPKISSATFESYIYGLKRILISDLSRATPDNGFVTVGVIVRREARKSANGNDYVVWELHDLRDCQNKCVRLLLFGDACKEHWKTQAGGCIAVMNPQVKVDEHIVDKKVKSNADGVTLKAFKRTQVIELGVSSDFGICRGVKLDGQRCSKFVNISLSDFCVHHVMKEARKLSAKRGVFNSVASHSPIMKSANSSLLNKVRNAKYKVLSPQNFGTKLQSLMHPKTSSIVVPSEQKTTTKSEERVLLDGIINAQAHSLAARNIIAAVESRAKHVVQRAPHDRFSMADFIRKQEVVNVQSTPHVPQLGYGLRKGEVVSLAAQKVETARMRAAVILNQEKLGSFKKKPVKRHYDEQETYVTAPKRFNLYFPDDDANLETLLRRRSMQDSEVGKAHGVAAQKHLDVLEQQEKVETFITECMSVKDVKVVSCKKCDYTAQKQSELCRNEGHCVTFTTAEKRFFKCNSCHKRTVVFSRLPTKSCKHCFANDWVRVAMRDEKKVKLENEQLLLRGEERKFVNS, from the exons ATGCCTCATCAAGTCACTGTTCTCTATGATACTACACCCGGAT CAAATATACATCAAGTCAAgcttgatgaacggaaaatgCTTGGATGTACTTCTGCAGATGCCTCTAGTCCAAAAATTCCGACGAAAGACGAACTTTCGATTCCAAAAAGTG GTTTGAGGATCATTGACTTGAACTTTGATGTCTCTCCGGAAACGGAACAGCCATGCACTTCAAAACAGCAAATTTTTTGCGATGGTGATGAAAAGTATGACGAAATGATGGACAGCAAAGA ggatcTGAGTGAAGCTGGAATATTTGTTCAAAAGCTGCTCAACAGGAGGGAAGAAAGGATTGTGCGGAGTGAGTATCCTCATCTGCAGAAAGTGAAG CCGCTTAAAAGCAATCGTGAGGAAATGGTCGTGGAAGTCATAGGACGGAAACACTCGCTTGGTCCATCTATGTTCAAtagttttttccatttcaataTAAG GAATCCAAAAATCTCGTCAGCAACATTCGAGTCGTATATCTATGGCCTTAAAAGGATATTGATTTCTGATCTTAGTCGTGCAACTCCCGATAACGGATTTGTAACAGTAGGCGTAATCGTACGGCGAGAAGCTCGCAAAAGTGCCAATGGGAATGATTATGTCGTGTGGGAGCTGCACGACCTGAGGGATTGTCAAAACAAGTGTGTGCGCCTACTTTTGTTCGGAGATGCGTGCAAAGAGCACTGGAAAACCCAAGCTGGTGGTTGCATTGCAGTAATGAACCCGCAAGTCAAAGTGGATGAACACATTGTGGACAAAAAAGTCAAATCAAATG CAGATGGCGTCACCTTGAAGGCTTTCAAGAGAACACAAGTAATCGAGCTCGGTGTTTCGAGTGATTTTGGCATTTGTAGG GGAGTGAAGTTAGATGGACAGAGGTGTAGTAAATTTGTCAACATCTCACTATCAGACTTCTGTGTACATCACGTCATGAAAGAAGCGCGAAAGTTATCCGCTAAACGTG GGGTTTTCAACAGTGTCGCTTCGCACTCACCAATTATGAAGTCAGCTAATTCCAGTCTTTTGAATAAAGTTAG AAATGCAAAATACAAAGTGTTGTCACCGCAGAACTTCGGAACAAAGTTGCAGAGCTTGATGCATCCAAAAACGAGCAGCATCGTTGTTCCTTCGGAGCAGAAAACGACCACAAAATCAGAAGAAAGGGTACTATTGGACGGAATAATTAATGCACAG GCCCATTCGCTGGCTGCTCGTAACATAATAGCTGCTGTGGAATCAAGAGCGAAGCATGTTGTGCAGAGAGCTCCTCACGATCGCTTCTCAATGGCGGATTTCATCAGAAAACAAGAG GTAGTGAATGTTCAGTCTACGCCACATGTGCCACAACTCGGTTATGGTCTTCGAAAAGGAGAGGTAGTTAGCTTGGCTGCCCAAAAGGTCGAAACAGCTAGG ATGCGGGCTGCTGTTATCTTGAACCAAGAGAAGCTGGGGTCCTTCAAAAAGAAGCCAGTGAAGCGCCACTACG ACGAGCAAGAAACTTACGTGACGGCGCCGAAGCGATTCAATCTATATTTCCCCGACGATGATGCGAATCTAGAGACATTGTTACGGAGAAGGAGTATGCAAGACTCCGAAGTTGgcaag GCTCACGGAGTTGCTGCACAGAAACACTTAGATGTGCTGGAACAGCAAGAAAAGGTCGAAACGTTTATTACTGAATGCATGTCAGTTAAGGATGTGAAAGTAGTGAGCTGCAaaaag TGTGACTACACTGCGCAGAAACAAAGTGAGTTATGTAGGAATGAAGGTCACTGTGTCACATTTACAACAGCGGAAAAACGATTCTTCAAATGTAACTCCTGCCATAAACGCACGGTCGTCTTCAGCAGGTTACCAACAAAATCTTGCAAA CATTGCTTCGCCAACGATTGGGTGCGTGTGGCAATgagagatgagaaaaaagtcaagTTAGAAAACGAGCAGCTTCTCCTTCGTGGCGAAGAACGGAAGTTTGTGAATTCATGA
- a CDS encoding hypothetical protein (NECATOR_CHRI.G139.T2), with protein sequence MDDFLFMCSKDIVGEKPLSTNPPSVTTYGNSINDRSLQSVGSLAMPATSSSFHNIKDVNVSVLLHHDEVFDKDKAYCK encoded by the exons ATGgatgattttttgtttatgtgcAGTAAGGACATTGTTGGTGAAAAACCGTTATCTACCAATCCTCCCTCTGTTACAACCTACGGAAATTCCATCAATGACAG ATCGCTACAATCGGTAGGATCACTTGCCATGCCAGCTACGTCCTCATCGTTTCATAATATCAAGGATGTAAACGTGTCAGTTCTCTTGCATCACGACGAGGTATTCGATAAGGACAAAGCCTATT GTAAGTAG